The Synechocystis sp. PCC 6714 genome includes the window ATTACCCCGTATTTAATTACTTCCGCCATGCCAGCCCGAAATTCCCGCTCCGGCAAAGTTTTTAACACAAGGGGGTCAATGTACACCAGTCGTGGCTGGTAAAAAGCGCCAATTAAATTTTTGCCCTGGGGATGGTTTACTCCGGTTTTGCCACCAATGGAGGCATCGACCATAGCCAATAAAGAGGTTGGCACTTGCACAAAGTTGATACCCCGGAGCCAAGTGGCCGCCCCAAAGCCTGTCATATCGCCAATGACGCCTCCCCCCAGGGCAACCATGGTGGAATTTCGTTCCAAATTGGCTGCAAAAACGGCATCGTAAAGCCCGTTGATGGAAGCAAGGGTTTTATGGGTTTCCCCGGCGGGAATCAAATGTTGAAAAACCTCATATCCCTCTCGTTTTAGGGCTTGGATGACAACTTCGCCATAGTGGTCATAAATTTCGGGGTTGGACACCACCATGATTTTTTTGCCCAAAGCTAGGGGGGCTAAATGGCCCGCTATTTCCCCTAAACTCCCCGGGGCGATTTGCACTTGATAGGGGGACTGGGGCAGAGGAACGGAGATGGTGGTAGCCATAAGTTGCTGGTTCAATCGGCGGCGCTGGATCGTACAATAGCAAACAATTACAACGTTTTTATCAAAGCGAGGAACAAAATTATGGCCGCTGGTGTTGGTATTTTTATTGGTTATATTGCTGTTTTTACGGGAGTAACTTTGGGTCTCCTATATGGTCTGCGCTTTGTCAAGCTAATTTAATAAATCTTCAAGTCTTCAATTGCCCAATTAATTAAGAACTGGTGTCAGGGCTTTCCCCAAACTTTTTCGTAGGGATGATCGACTTCAAGCTTGTTTCCAACGGAATTGTTTCGGGCGATCGCCACTGTTTGCAACCAGTTCTTGGGCAGTAAAAATTGGGTAAAACCGAAAGAAATTAGAAATTTCTAAATTTATTCTTATCTAATCAAACTAAATTAATCAAAATATTTAAGCATCACCATGTTCCCCACCATCCGTCCCCGTCGTCTGCGCCAAACTGATGTTCTTCGCCGCATGGTTAGGGAAAATACCCTCACCGTCAATGATTTGATTTATCCTCTGTTTGCCGTGCCCGGTAGCAGTGTCGCCAAGGAAGTGGTTTCCATGCCGGGGGTTTACCAACTGTCGGTGGATAAAATTGTTGACGAAGCCAAAGAAGTGCGGGATTTAGGCATTCCGGCCATCATTTTATTTGGTATTCCCGAAGATAAGGACACCGATGCCACCGGAGCTTGGCATGA containing:
- the aroB gene encoding 3-dehydroquinate synthase, translating into MATTISVPLPQSPYQVQIAPGSLGEIAGHLAPLALGKKIMVVSNPEIYDHYGEVVIQALKREGYEVFQHLIPAGETHKTLASINGLYDAVFAANLERNSTMVALGGGVIGDMTGFGAATWLRGINFVQVPTSLLAMVDASIGGKTGVNHPQGKNLIGAFYQPRLVYIDPLVLKTLPEREFRAGMAEVIKYGVIWDPDLFTALEEAEDLSGIDRLPAELLTQIIQRSCQAKVDVVSQDEKEAGLRAILNYGHTIGHGVESLTGYGVINHGEAVGIGMEAAAKIAHYLGLCDQSLGDRQRQLLLKTKLPTEIPQSLAVDDLLASLLHDKKVKAGKVRFILPTAIGEVTISDAATDEVIKATLA
- a CDS encoding cytochrome b6 is translated as MAAGVGIFIGYIAVFTGVTLGLLYGLRFVKLI